A stretch of the Streptococcus oralis genome encodes the following:
- a CDS encoding type 1 glutamine amidotransferase, with protein MRVHFILHETFEVPGAYLKWAIERGHQITSTKVYEKEPLPETIDGIDFLIVMGGPQSPDEDRENFPYYDPKAELAFMKEAIAADIYIVGVCLGAQLLSVAYGAEYEHSPEREIGVYPVTLTMQGLTDPHVSLFGKNIETGHWHGDMPGLTDEAVVLATSQGCPRQIIRFSSKHYAFQAHLEFDPDAVKLLITADGEEKLREQSEKLPFVQTPEELRGNDYSEMNAKLYAFLDSLVN; from the coding sequence ATGAGAGTTCACTTTATTTTACATGAGACATTTGAGGTTCCAGGCGCATATCTAAAATGGGCTATAGAACGAGGTCATCAAATTACATCAACAAAGGTTTATGAAAAAGAACCTCTTCCTGAAACAATTGACGGGATTGATTTTCTGATTGTCATGGGTGGTCCTCAATCACCTGATGAGGATAGAGAAAACTTCCCATACTATGATCCAAAGGCTGAGCTTGCTTTTATGAAAGAAGCGATTGCAGCAGATATTTATATTGTTGGTGTCTGTCTTGGTGCGCAACTCCTGTCTGTTGCCTATGGTGCGGAGTATGAGCACAGTCCTGAGCGCGAGATCGGCGTTTATCCTGTGACATTGACGATGCAAGGTCTAACAGATCCTCATGTCAGCTTGTTCGGAAAAAACATAGAAACCGGCCACTGGCACGGTGATATGCCAGGGCTGACAGATGAAGCTGTCGTCTTAGCGACCAGTCAAGGTTGTCCACGCCAAATTATTCGCTTCAGTTCAAAACATTATGCCTTTCAGGCTCATTTGGAATTTGATCCAGACGCAGTAAAACTTTTAATTACTGCGGATGGTGAGGAGAAATTAAGAGAGCAAAGTGAAAAGTTGCCTTTTGTTCAAACACCAGAAGAATTACGTGGAAACGATTATTCTGAAATGAATGCAAAGCTGTATGCATTTTTAGATTCATTGGTAAACTAG
- the pavA gene encoding Rqc2 family fibronectin-binding protein PavA — MSFDGFFLHHMVEELRSELVNGRIQKINQPFEQELVLQIRSNRQSHRLLLSAHPVFGRIQLTQTTFENPAQPSTFIMVLRKYLQGALIESIEQVENDRIVEITVSNKNEIGDHIQATLIIEIMGKHSNILLVDKSSHKILEVIKHVGFSQNSYRTLLPGSTYIAPPSTESLNPFTVKDEKLFEILQTQELTAKNLQSLFQGLGRDTANELENILVSDKLSTFRNFFSQETKPCLTETSFSPVPFVNQVGEPFASLSDLLDTYYKDKAERDRVKQQASELIRRVENELQKNRHKLKKQEKELLATDNAEEFRQKGELLTTFLHQVPNDQDQVTLDNYYTNQPITIALDKALTPSQNAQRYFKRYQKLKEAVKYLTELIEETKATILYLESVETVLNQAGLEEIAEIREELIQTGFIRRRQREKIQKRKKPEQYLASDGKTIIYVGRNNLQNEELTFKMARKEELWFHAKDIPGSHVVISGNLAPSDEVKTDAAELAAYFSKGRLSNLVQVDMIEVKKLNKPTGGKPGFVTYTGQKTLRVTPDPEKIASMKKS; from the coding sequence ATGTCATTTGACGGATTTTTTTTACACCACATGGTTGAGGAATTGCGAAGCGAGTTGGTCAATGGTCGAATCCAAAAAATCAATCAGCCTTTTGAACAAGAGTTGGTCTTGCAAATCCGCAGCAATCGCCAAAGCCATCGCCTGCTCCTCTCTGCTCATCCCGTTTTTGGTCGCATCCAGCTGACCCAAACGACTTTTGAAAATCCAGCCCAACCTTCTACTTTTATCATGGTTTTGAGAAAGTATTTACAAGGCGCCCTGATTGAGTCAATTGAGCAAGTCGAAAACGACCGTATCGTGGAAATTACCGTTTCCAATAAAAACGAGATTGGGGACCATATCCAGGCTACCTTGATTATCGAGATTATGGGCAAACACAGCAATATTCTACTAGTCGATAAAAGCAGCCATAAAATCCTCGAAGTTATCAAACACGTCGGCTTTTCACAAAATAGCTACCGCACCTTACTTCCAGGATCGACCTATATCGCTCCGCCAAGTACCGAGTCTCTCAATCCATTTACCGTCAAGGATGAAAAGCTCTTTGAAATTCTGCAAACCCAAGAACTAACTGCAAAAAATCTTCAAAGTCTCTTTCAAGGTCTGGGACGTGATACGGCAAATGAATTGGAAAACATTCTTGTCAGTGATAAACTGTCTACTTTCCGAAACTTTTTCAGTCAAGAAACCAAGCCATGCTTAACAGAGACTTCCTTCAGCCCAGTTCCTTTTGTAAATCAGGTGGGAGAGCCTTTTGCCAGCCTTTCTGACTTGCTGGACACCTACTATAAGGACAAGGCTGAACGCGACCGTGTCAAACAGCAAGCCAGCGAACTGATTCGACGTGTTGAAAATGAACTTCAGAAAAATCGACATAAGCTGAAAAAACAAGAAAAAGAATTACTGGCAACAGACAATGCTGAGGAATTTCGCCAAAAAGGGGAATTGTTGACAACCTTCCTCCACCAAGTGCCTAATGACCAAGATCAGGTTACCTTGGACAACTACTACACCAATCAACCTATCACCATTGCGCTTGATAAGGCCTTGACTCCCAGTCAGAATGCCCAACGCTATTTTAAGCGTTACCAGAAACTCAAAGAAGCAGTCAAATACCTGACTGAACTGATCGAAGAAACCAAGGCTACCATTCTTTATTTAGAAAGTGTCGAGACTGTTCTCAATCAAGCTGGGCTGGAGGAAATCGCTGAAATCCGTGAAGAATTGATCCAAACTGGCTTTATTAGAAGACGCCAACGCGAGAAAATTCAGAAACGCAAAAAACCAGAACAGTATCTGGCGAGCGATGGCAAGACCATCATCTATGTCGGACGAAACAACCTGCAAAATGAGGAATTGACCTTTAAAATGGCCCGCAAGGAGGAACTTTGGTTCCATGCCAAGGACATTCCTGGAAGCCACGTCGTCATCTCAGGAAATCTTGCCCCATCTGATGAAGTTAAAACAGATGCGGCCGAACTAGCTGCCTACTTCTCCAAAGGGCGCTTGTCAAATCTCGTGCAGGTGGATATGATTGAAGTCAAGAAACTCAATAAACCAACTGGTGGCAAACCCGGTTTTGTAACCTACACAGGACAAAAGACCCTCCGCGTTACACCAGACCCAGAAAAAATCGCATCTATGAAAAAATCCTGA
- the deoD gene encoding purine-nucleoside phosphorylase, which yields MSIHIAAKQGEIADKILLPGDPLRAKFIAENFLEDAVCFNEVRNMFGYTGTYKGHRVSVMGTGMGMPSISIYARELIVDYGVKKLIRVGTAGSLNEDVHVRELVLAQAAATNSNIIRNDWPQYDFPQIASFDLLDKAYHIAKELGMTTHVGNVLSSDVFYSNYFEKNIELGKWGVKAVEMEAAALYYLAAQHHVDALAIMTISDSLVNPDEDTTAEERQNTFTDMMKVGLETLIAE from the coding sequence ATGTCTATCCATATTGCTGCTAAGCAGGGTGAAATTGCTGATAAAATTCTTCTTCCTGGGGATCCTCTTCGTGCGAAATTTATTGCTGAGAATTTCCTTGAAGATGCTGTTTGTTTTAATGAAGTGCGTAACATGTTTGGTTACACTGGCACTTACAAGGGTCACCGTGTATCTGTCATGGGAACTGGGATGGGAATGCCTTCCATTTCGATCTACGCGCGTGAGTTGATTGTGGACTACGGTGTGAAAAAATTGATCCGTGTGGGAACTGCTGGTTCTTTGAATGAAGATGTCCACGTCCGTGAATTGGTTTTGGCACAAGCAGCTGCAACCAACTCAAACATCATCCGCAACGACTGGCCACAGTATGATTTCCCACAAATCGCTAGCTTTGATTTGCTTGACAAGGCCTACCATATCGCCAAAGAACTTGGTATGACCACCCACGTTGGAAACGTTTTGTCATCAGATGTCTTTTATTCAAACTACTTTGAAAAGAACATCGAACTTGGTAAATGGGGAGTTAAAGCTGTGGAAATGGAAGCAGCAGCCCTTTACTATCTTGCTGCCCAACACCACGTTGATGCCCTTGCTATCATGACCATTTCTGATAGCTTGGTCAATCCAGATGAAGATACTACTGCAGAAGAACGCCAAAATACCTTCACCGATATGATGAAGGTTGGTTTGGAAACCTTGATTGCAGAGTAA
- a CDS encoding purine-nucleoside phosphorylase: MTFLDKIKETAAFLKDKGIQAPEFGLILGSGLGELAEEIENPVVVDYADIPNWGRSTVVGHAGKLVYGELAGRKVLALQGRFHFYEGNPLEVVTFPVRVMKVLGCEGVIVTNAAGGIGYGPGTLMAISDHINMTGQNPLMGENLDDFGPRFPDMSKAYTPEYRVTAHEVAKKLGIKLDEGVYIGVTGPTYETPAEIRAYKTLGADAVGMSTVPEVIVAAHSGLKVLGISCITNHAAGFQEELNHEEVVEVTERVKGDFKGLLKAILAEL; the protein is encoded by the coding sequence ATGACATTTTTAGATAAAATCAAGGAAACAGCTGCTTTCCTGAAAGACAAGGGAATCCAAGCGCCTGAGTTCGGTCTAATCCTTGGATCAGGACTTGGAGAATTGGCTGAAGAAATCGAAAATCCAGTTGTAGTAGATTATGCAGACATTCCAAACTGGGGCCGCTCTACAGTAGTTGGGCACGCTGGTAAATTGGTATATGGTGAACTTGCAGGGCGCAAGGTCTTGGCTCTTCAAGGACGCTTCCATTTCTACGAAGGCAATCCTCTTGAAGTCGTGACTTTCCCAGTACGTGTAATGAAAGTACTCGGATGTGAAGGTGTCATTGTAACCAATGCAGCTGGTGGTATTGGCTATGGTCCTGGTACCTTGATGGCTATCTCAGACCATATCAATATGACGGGGCAAAACCCATTAATGGGTGAAAACTTGGATGACTTTGGTCCACGTTTCCCTGATATGTCTAAAGCCTACACACCAGAATACCGTGTTACTGCCCATGAAGTGGCTAAAAAACTCGGTATCAAGCTTGATGAAGGTGTCTATATCGGTGTAACCGGTCCGACTTATGAAACACCTGCAGAAATTCGTGCCTATAAGACATTGGGGGCAGATGCAGTTGGTATGTCCACTGTTCCTGAAGTGATTGTAGCCGCTCACTCAGGCTTGAAAGTTCTCGGTATTTCATGTATTACTAACCATGCTGCAGGATTCCAAGAAGAACTTAACCACGAGGAAGTTGTGGAAGTGACAGAGCGTGTCAAAGGTGACTTCAAAGGTTTGCTTAAAGCGATTCTTGCTGAATTGTAA